GCGCATGGGCACGATCGAATCCCTGCGCCCGGTCAAGATCGAGGGTACCAAGACTCCGATCGGTGGTGGTGCCGGTGCCATTGTCGGTGGCGTCGCGGGCAGCGCCGTAGGGGGTGGTCGCGGCAGTATCGTTGCTGCGGTGATCGGTGCCGTGGCCGGCGGCCTGGCAGGCTCGGCCGCTGAAGAAGGCCTGACCCGCACCCAAGGCGTTGAAATTACCGTGCGTGAAGACGACGGCAGCATGCGCGCCTATGTGCAGCAAGTGCAGCAGAACGAGATCTTCCGCGTTGGTGAACGTGTGCGCATCATGACCGTCGATGGCACCAGCCGCGTCACTCACTGATTTCGCAGCGCAAAGAAAACCCCGATCCGGCGAGGCCGGTCGGGGTTTTTTTGTGCCTGATGCTATCAGCTGGTTGCAACCGATACTTGTCGCTTGCGGCTGGCCGCCGCAGTCACGGCATAGCCGATCAACGCCGCGAAGAGCGAGCCGGTGAGGATACCCATGCGGTCCTCCCCGGCATACTCGCTGACACCGGATGGGAAGGCCAGGGAGCCAACGAAGAGGCTCATGGTGAAACCGATACCGCACAGAATCGCGACGCCAAACACCTGGCCCCAGTTGGCGCCCGCGGGCAGGGCGGCCAGGCGCAGCTTGATGGCCATCCAGGTCAGGCCGAACACACCAACCGTCTTACCCAGCAGCAATCCGATGGCGATGCCCATGGGCACCGAATGCGTGAAGCTCTCCGCGCTGGCATTGGTCAGCGATACTCCAGCAT
The Pseudomonas putida genome window above contains:
- a CDS encoding glycine zipper 2TM domain-containing protein produces the protein MRKSVLMVASFTTMALLLGGCQSSLTGDSYSRDEARRVQTVRMGTIESLRPVKIEGTKTPIGGGAGAIVGGVAGSAVGGGRGSIVAAVIGAVAGGLAGSAAEEGLTRTQGVEITVREDDGSMRAYVQQVQQNEIFRVGERVRIMTVDGTSRVTH